The genomic window AGAATACGGTCGGCAGCACTCGCCGGCGCGACGAGCACGAAGCCGATACCCATGTTGAACGTCCGGAACATCTCGTCGCGGTCGATCTCTCCCAGACGTTGTACGAGTCGGAAGATCCCCGACACCTCCCACGACCCGAGGTCGATCCGCGCCGCGCATCCCGACGGCAGGACCCGCGGGAGGTTGCCGGTGAGGCCGCCACCGGTAATGTGCGCCATGGCCTTCACAACCCCGCGAGGCAACGACCGCACCGTACGCACGTAGATCCGGGTCGGCCGCAGCAACTCCTCGCCCAAAGCCACCCCCAACTCCGGCGGCCGGGCATCGAGGCGGAGTGCGGCGCGGTCGAAACACACCTGCCGGGCAAGGGAGTAGCCGTTACTGTGCAACCCGTTCGACGGCAGTCCGATCACCACGTCACCCGGCCGCACGCCCCGGCCATCGACCAACTCGTCCTGCTCGACGACACCGACCGCAAAGCCCGCCAGATCGTACTCTCCACCCTGGTAGAACGACGGCAGCTCCGCCGTCTCCCCCCCGACGAGGCTGCAACCGGCGAGCTTGCAACCGTGGGCGATCCCCTTCAGGACCGCGGCCGCCACCGCGGGATCGAGCCGGCCGGTGGCATAGTAGTCGAGGAACGCCAGCGGTTCGGCCCCCAGCGTGAGGATGTCGTTGACGTTCATCGCCACAAGATCGATGCCGATGGTGTCATGTCGTCCGACCATGAACGCCACGCGGAGCTTCGTTCCGACACCGTCGGTGGAGGCAACCAGAAGCGGCCGGCGATAACCCCGCGGAATCCGAAAGACGGCGCCAAACCCACCCACTCCGGCAACCACCTCGGGCCGCCGCGTCGCCCGCGCCAACCGCGCCGCCGCCGAAGCAACCCGCTCCCCGGCGGCAATATCGACCCCCGCCCCACGATAAGATCCAGCCATCGCCGCGGCCTTTTCACAGCGATCGAGCAAAATCAACCGACACCGAATGCGCCGCGCCGCCGGCTCCCGCATTCAACCTGCCCGTCCATCACGCACGGGCAACGGCGGGCCGGGGTCCGACCCCGTCGGCCGTCGGACCGGGAACACCGAACCACCCGCCCTTGGCCTCCTGCCCACGTTCCGGTAGTGAAGGGCCCATGACCAGCGGAAAAGGCCTGATCAGAGCACTCAACCGC from Candidatus Binatia bacterium includes these protein-coding regions:
- the purM gene encoding phosphoribosylformylglycinamidine cyclo-ligase is translated as MAGSYRGAGVDIAAGERVASAAARLARATRRPEVVAGVGGFGAVFRIPRGYRRPLLVASTDGVGTKLRVAFMVGRHDTIGIDLVAMNVNDILTLGAEPLAFLDYYATGRLDPAVAAAVLKGIAHGCKLAGCSLVGGETAELPSFYQGGEYDLAGFAVGVVEQDELVDGRGVRPGDVVIGLPSNGLHSNGYSLARQVCFDRAALRLDARPPELGVALGEELLRPTRIYVRTVRSLPRGVVKAMAHITGGGLTGNLPRVLPSGCAARIDLGSWEVSGIFRLVQRLGEIDRDEMFRTFNMGIGFVLVAPASAADRILASLARRRERALVIGEIVRARRGGKARVVFAS